One segment of Cydia fagiglandana chromosome 12, ilCydFagi1.1, whole genome shotgun sequence DNA contains the following:
- the LOC134669484 gene encoding uncharacterized protein LOC134669484, giving the protein MYEKLTIKGELKYIPTQRKTLKEEAVPTIEHQFIPIPEHELQANTIHIEESFEPYPNQPKDEQQQQINAEQQELSEDQNDSNYLMDYEMIQQDFAEPLFSQYQDTNVTINPIENFKSKFRAFSLLPPFWLHAENPNGLEFMRMDPKTQKIKHHIRLNDDLTVTVIFPNNEQLPLKEKINSYDNTYDYLKSVERWPLCVGTQIDDNK; this is encoded by the exons atgtacgaaaagttaactattaaaggagagctcaaatatattcctacacaaagaaaaacgcttaaggaagaagctgtgcccacgattgagcatcagtttattcccattcccgaacatgaactccaagccaatactattcacatagaggaatctttcgaaccataccccaatcaacctaaggacgagcagcaacaacaaatcaatgccgagcaacaggaattatcagaagatcaaaatgattctaattatttaatggattatgaaatgatacaacaggactttgcggaaccattgtttagtcaatatcaggatactaatgtaacaataaatccaatagagaattttaaaagtaagtttcgggcattttcgttgttgccgcctttttggctacatgcagaaaatcctaatgggctggaatttatgcgaatggatccaaaaactcagaagattaaacatcatatacgtttaaacgatgatctaactgtcact gtaatttttcccaataatgaacaattgccactaaaggagaaaattaattcatatgacaacacctacgattacttaaaatcggttgaaagatggcctttgtgcgttggtactcagattgacgacaataagtaa